A window of the Dyadobacter pollutisoli genome harbors these coding sequences:
- a CDS encoding transposase translates to MKRERRKFSASFKAKVAIEAIKEVSTVQDLASKYQIHPTQIAAWKREFLEKAELVFDKEAPAINEAENSKEQELYAKIGELQVQVDFLKKVLGK, encoded by the coding sequence ATGAAAAGGGAACGTAGAAAATTCAGCGCGAGCTTCAAGGCCAAAGTGGCCATAGAAGCCATCAAGGAGGTAAGCACCGTCCAGGACTTAGCTTCTAAGTACCAAATCCATCCAACGCAGATTGCGGCCTGGAAACGAGAGTTTTTAGAGAAAGCCGAGTTGGTTTTCGACAAAGAGGCACCGGCAATAAATGAGGCAGAGAACTCTAAGGAGCAGGAACTGTACGCCAAGATCGGGGAGCTTCAGGTCCAGGTGGATTTCCTAAAAAAAGTCTTGGGGAAATGA
- a CDS encoding IS3 family transposase, which translates to MEKRELISPEYINLSVSAQCKLIGLQRSSYYFKPKGESLVNQRLMKAIDRKFLECPFYGVERMTDYLRGLGYHVGVKRIRRLYRLMNLRTIYPKRNLSKAKATDYKYPYLLKGLKIECPNHVWQADITYIPMFRGFMYMFAIIDVYSRRIVGWSISNTMSMEWCREILLDTIRTEGRPEIFNTDQGSQFTSPHFVNSLLGSGIKVSMDGKGRALDNVFIERFWRSLKQEYVYLNPPNGGMDLYRGVKTYVEFYNGQRKHTGTGFIPNDLFFESKAS; encoded by the coding sequence ATGGAAAAACGCGAACTTATTTCTCCGGAATACATCAATCTCAGCGTTTCAGCACAATGTAAACTAATTGGTTTACAGAGGAGTAGCTATTATTTTAAGCCAAAGGGAGAATCGTTGGTAAATCAACGCCTGATGAAAGCCATAGACCGAAAGTTTCTGGAATGTCCATTTTATGGAGTGGAACGCATGACTGATTACCTGCGTGGCTTAGGTTACCACGTTGGAGTAAAGCGTATACGAAGGCTATATAGGCTCATGAATTTGCGCACGATTTATCCCAAACGCAACCTGAGCAAGGCCAAAGCAACAGACTACAAATATCCATATCTGTTAAAGGGCTTGAAAATTGAGTGTCCTAATCATGTCTGGCAGGCCGATATCACCTATATCCCGATGTTTCGTGGATTTATGTACATGTTTGCCATCATCGATGTGTATAGCCGAAGGATTGTCGGATGGAGCATATCGAACACAATGAGCATGGAATGGTGCCGGGAAATCCTCTTGGATACTATTCGTACCGAGGGACGGCCCGAAATATTTAATACCGATCAAGGTAGCCAATTCACTAGCCCCCACTTTGTTAACTCATTGTTAGGCAGTGGCATAAAGGTGTCAATGGATGGGAAGGGAAGAGCACTTGACAACGTTTTCATCGAACGATTTTGGAGGTCGCTCAAACAAGAATATGTATACTTAAACCCTCCCAACGGCGGTATGGATCTGTATAGAGGAGTAAAAACATATGTGGAATTTTACAACGGTCAACGCAAACACACCGGTACTGGATTTATCCCTAATGACTTGTTCTTTGAATCAAAAGCATCTTAA